A part of Streptomyces sp. NBC_01235 genomic DNA contains:
- a CDS encoding Rv2578c family radical SAM protein — MRWDNLTVETRHDRAADAALFGADTVTTRTFDTPEFAGITFHEIRARSILNRVPGASRMPFEWTVNPYRGCTHACVYCFARKTHSYLDLDTGIGFDTQIVVKVNAPELLRRQLASPRWHGEHVAMGTNVDCYQRAEGRYRLMPGILSALRDRANPFSILTKGTLILRDLDLLRQSAEVTDVGVSVSVGFTDTELWRTVEPGTPAPQRRLDVVRTLTDHGIGCGVLMAPVIPFLGDEPAQLRATVRATAAAGATSVTPLALHLRPGAREWFMAWLGQHHPHLVRRYERLYADGAYAPKWYQRRITRQVHELAEEYGIGPTRAGMPRRIPQPDPADPVDPAEEPAASGPVQLTLL; from the coding sequence ATGCGCTGGGACAACCTCACCGTGGAGACCCGCCACGACCGGGCGGCGGACGCCGCGCTGTTCGGCGCGGACACGGTCACGACCAGGACGTTCGACACGCCCGAGTTCGCCGGCATCACGTTCCACGAGATCAGGGCCCGCTCGATCCTCAACCGGGTGCCGGGCGCCTCCCGGATGCCGTTCGAATGGACCGTGAACCCCTACCGGGGCTGCACACACGCGTGCGTCTACTGTTTCGCCCGCAAGACGCACAGCTATCTCGACCTCGACACCGGCATCGGCTTCGACACCCAGATCGTCGTCAAGGTGAACGCGCCGGAGCTGCTGCGCCGCCAGCTGGCCTCGCCCCGCTGGCACGGTGAGCACGTCGCGATGGGCACGAACGTCGACTGCTACCAGCGCGCGGAGGGCCGCTACCGGCTGATGCCGGGCATCCTGTCCGCCCTGCGCGACCGGGCGAACCCCTTCTCCATCCTCACCAAGGGCACGCTGATCCTGCGCGACCTCGACCTGCTGCGGCAGTCCGCCGAGGTGACCGACGTCGGCGTCTCGGTCTCCGTCGGCTTCACCGACACCGAGCTGTGGCGCACCGTCGAACCGGGCACCCCGGCTCCCCAACGGCGCCTGGACGTCGTACGGACCCTCACCGACCACGGCATCGGCTGCGGGGTGCTGATGGCGCCGGTGATCCCGTTCCTCGGCGACGAACCGGCACAGCTGCGCGCCACCGTGCGGGCGACAGCGGCCGCCGGGGCCACCTCCGTCACCCCCCTCGCGCTGCATCTGCGCCCCGGTGCCCGCGAGTGGTTCATGGCCTGGCTCGGGCAGCACCACCCGCACCTGGTGCGCCGGTACGAGCGGCTGTACGCGGACGGCGCCTACGCCCCGAAGTGGTACCAGCGCCGGATCACCCGTCAGGTCCACGAGCTGGCCGAGGAGTACGGCATCGGCCCCACGCGCGCGGGGATGCCCCGCCGGATCCCGCAGCCCGATCCGGCCGATCCGGTCGATCCGGCCGAGGAACCCGCCGCGTCCGGGCCGGTGCAACTCACGCTGCTCTGA
- a CDS encoding 3-hydroxyacyl-CoA dehydrogenase family protein codes for MAAPLSDTPLSPLQTIAVIGLGTMGTGITEILAKAGREVIGIDISEAQTARSLAALDASTARAVQRGRLTELERTAVLARVRTSTDLRSAADADLVIEVAPESYEIKHQIFRELDGIVRPDTILATGTNALSVTRLAADSARPERVLGLHFFNPAPAMKLVEVVSSVLTAPAAVTAVTHLALDLGKEPVAVGDRPGFVADGLLFGYLNQAAAMYEARYASREDIDAAMRLGCGLPMGPLALLDLIGVDTARTVLEAMYAESHDRLHAPAPILKQLSEAGLTGRKSGRGFYTYEAPGSATVVPDALTPVSGGTGTPGRPVRSVGVAGSGTMASGIAEVFAKAGYDVVLAARSEEKAQAAKARIGKSLSRSVDKGRLTAEAAAQTLDRITAAGSYDAFADVDLAVEAVAEDLEIKQQLFATLDKVCKPGAVLATTTSSLPVVACARATSRPQDVIGMHFFNPAPAMKLVEVVRTVLTAEDVHATVREVCGRIKKHAVDCGDRAGFIVNALLFPYLNNAIKMVQEHYASLDDIDAAMRLGGGYPMGPFELLDVVGLDVSLAIEKVLHREFRDPGLAPAPLLEHLVAAGCLGRKTGRGFREYARR; via the coding sequence ATGGCCGCTCCCCTGTCCGACACCCCTCTGTCCCCGCTCCAGACGATCGCCGTCATCGGCCTCGGCACCATGGGCACCGGCATCACCGAGATCCTGGCCAAGGCCGGCCGCGAGGTGATCGGCATCGACATCAGCGAGGCGCAGACCGCGCGGTCCCTCGCCGCACTGGATGCCTCCACCGCCCGCGCCGTGCAGCGCGGCCGGCTCACCGAGCTGGAGCGCACGGCCGTCCTGGCCCGTGTCCGCACCTCCACCGACCTGCGCTCGGCGGCCGACGCCGACCTGGTTATCGAGGTGGCGCCGGAGTCGTACGAGATCAAGCACCAGATCTTCCGCGAGCTGGACGGGATCGTGCGCCCCGACACCATCCTCGCCACCGGCACCAACGCGCTGTCCGTCACCCGCCTCGCCGCCGACTCGGCGCGCCCGGAGCGGGTGCTGGGCCTGCACTTCTTCAACCCGGCGCCCGCGATGAAGCTGGTCGAGGTCGTCTCCTCGGTGCTGACCGCGCCGGCCGCCGTCACCGCCGTCACCCACCTCGCCCTCGACCTCGGCAAGGAGCCCGTCGCGGTGGGCGACCGGCCCGGGTTCGTCGCCGACGGCCTGCTGTTCGGCTACCTCAACCAGGCCGCCGCGATGTACGAGGCCCGGTATGCCTCCCGCGAGGACATCGACGCGGCGATGCGGCTGGGCTGCGGACTGCCGATGGGCCCGCTCGCGCTGCTCGACCTGATCGGTGTCGACACGGCCCGTACGGTCCTGGAGGCCATGTACGCCGAGTCCCACGACCGGCTGCACGCGCCCGCCCCGATCCTCAAGCAGCTCAGCGAGGCGGGCCTGACCGGCCGCAAGTCGGGCCGCGGCTTCTACACCTACGAGGCCCCCGGCAGCGCCACGGTCGTCCCGGACGCGTTGACGCCCGTCTCCGGCGGGACCGGAACACCCGGCCGTCCGGTGCGCAGCGTCGGCGTCGCGGGCTCCGGCACCATGGCCTCCGGCATCGCCGAGGTCTTCGCCAAGGCCGGTTACGACGTCGTCCTCGCCGCCCGCAGCGAGGAGAAGGCGCAGGCCGCCAAGGCCCGTATCGGCAAGTCTCTGTCCCGGTCCGTCGACAAGGGGCGGCTGACCGCCGAGGCCGCCGCGCAGACCCTGGACCGGATCACGGCCGCCGGCTCCTACGACGCCTTCGCCGACGTCGACCTGGCCGTCGAGGCGGTCGCCGAGGACCTGGAGATCAAGCAGCAGCTGTTCGCGACGCTGGACAAGGTCTGCAAGCCCGGCGCGGTCCTCGCCACGACGACCTCCTCGCTGCCGGTCGTCGCCTGCGCCCGCGCCACCTCGCGTCCGCAGGACGTGATCGGCATGCACTTCTTCAACCCGGCGCCGGCGATGAAGCTGGTCGAGGTCGTCCGTACGGTGCTGACGGCCGAGGACGTCCACGCGACGGTCCGCGAGGTGTGCGGACGGATCAAGAAGCACGCGGTCGACTGCGGAGACCGTGCGGGCTTCATCGTGAACGCCCTGCTTTTCCCGTACCTCAACAACGCGATCAAGATGGTGCAGGAACACTACGCGTCGCTCGACGACATCGACGCCGCGATGAGGCTGGGCGGCGGCTACCCGATGGGCCCCTTCGAGCTGCTGGACGTCGTCGGGCTCGATGTCTCCCTCGCGATCGAGAAGGTCCTGCACCGCGAGTTCCGGGACCCGGGCCTGGCTCCCGCCCCGCTCCTGGAGCACCTGGTGGCCGCCGGCTGCCTCGGTCGCAAGACCGGCCGCGGCTTCCGCGAATATGCCCGCCGCTGA
- a CDS encoding GNAT family N-acetyltransferase — protein MALADIQRVSEIRVRGRQTAYRGLIPQSYLDALSVTEDAERRRARFARSAADGVNLVAEQGGKVVGWAAHGAYRDGEVRTGDAELYAIYVDTEHVGTGVGRTLLKESVRQAGVLGYPRMYLWVLKGNARARRFYEGAGFRADGAEEPFEVEGVAVPEVRYLSPLPV, from the coding sequence ATGGCACTCGCCGACATCCAGCGGGTCTCCGAGATCCGTGTCCGCGGCCGGCAGACCGCCTACCGGGGCCTGATACCGCAGTCGTACCTCGACGCGCTGAGCGTCACCGAGGACGCCGAGCGCCGACGCGCCCGCTTCGCGCGCAGTGCCGCCGACGGGGTGAACCTGGTCGCGGAACAGGGCGGGAAGGTGGTGGGCTGGGCCGCCCACGGCGCCTACCGGGACGGTGAAGTCCGCACCGGCGACGCCGAGTTGTACGCGATCTACGTTGACACCGAGCACGTCGGCACGGGCGTCGGACGTACCCTCCTGAAGGAGTCGGTCCGGCAGGCCGGCGTCCTCGGATACCCCCGGATGTACCTCTGGGTCCTCAAGGGCAACGCCCGCGCCCGCCGCTTCTACGAGGGGGCCGGGTTCCGCGCGGACGGCGCCGAGGAGCCCTTCGAGGTGGAAGGCGTCGCGGTACCCGAGGTGCGGTACCTCAGCCCCCTCCCGGTCTGA
- a CDS encoding alpha/beta hydrolase, translating into MNKRAAVLCAAAAVVVAGTVTALPAGASPSHPAEPARAAKPSWKSCGTTAQPRLQCASLKVPLDHAQPSGKQITLALSRVPHTAKTYQGPLLVNPGGPGGRGLSLAGFVASALPKAVSAQYDVIGFDPRGVGKSTPALDCGPGHFAPLRPDSVPSTEAIEQANLKRARSFAASCGKKYASVLPYVDTLSAVRDMDAIRDAVGAQKLNYFGYSYGTYLGAVYAKLYPQRVRRLVLDSIVDPTGVWYEDNLTQDLAFNDRHRALMAWIAKYDKTYGLGTDPDKVETKWYAMRAALAKKPAGGKVGASELEDTFMPGGYFNGYWPHLAEAFAAYVNGKDDDPLVEAYENFAAVDAAGDNGYSVYTAVQCRDASWPRDWDEWRTDNWAVYAKAPFMTWNNAWYNAPCAFWPAEPLGPVNLANGDLPPVLLFQATNDAATPYEGGAMVHALLRGSSLVVEEGGQNHGITLSGNTCLDKHLATYLTDGAVPRGTGGVDAVCKAQPDPKPLSAKVASSTARGATLHGLLGFRG; encoded by the coding sequence ATGAACAAACGCGCAGCCGTGCTGTGCGCTGCCGCCGCCGTCGTCGTGGCCGGGACGGTCACGGCCCTGCCCGCCGGAGCGAGTCCGTCGCACCCCGCGGAGCCCGCCCGCGCGGCGAAGCCCAGCTGGAAGAGCTGCGGCACCACCGCCCAACCGAGGCTCCAGTGCGCGTCCCTGAAGGTGCCCCTCGACCACGCGCAGCCGAGCGGGAAGCAGATCACGCTGGCGCTGTCCCGCGTCCCGCACACCGCGAAGACGTACCAGGGACCACTGCTGGTCAACCCCGGAGGCCCCGGCGGCCGGGGGCTGAGCCTCGCCGGATTCGTCGCCTCGGCGCTGCCCAAGGCGGTGTCGGCCCAGTACGACGTCATCGGCTTCGACCCGCGCGGGGTCGGCAAGAGCACCCCCGCCCTGGACTGCGGGCCCGGCCACTTCGCCCCTCTCCGCCCGGACTCCGTGCCGAGCACCGAGGCGATCGAGCAGGCCAACCTGAAGCGCGCCCGGTCGTTCGCCGCGTCCTGCGGGAAGAAGTACGCGAGCGTGCTGCCGTACGTCGACACCCTCAGCGCGGTACGCGACATGGACGCGATCCGCGACGCGGTCGGCGCGCAGAAGCTGAACTACTTCGGCTACTCGTACGGCACCTACCTCGGCGCGGTGTACGCCAAGCTCTACCCGCAGCGGGTGCGACGCCTGGTTTTGGACTCGATCGTCGACCCCACCGGCGTCTGGTACGAGGACAACCTCACGCAGGACCTGGCCTTCAACGACCGCCACCGCGCCCTGATGGCCTGGATCGCCAAGTACGACAAGACGTACGGACTCGGCACCGACCCGGACAAGGTCGAGACCAAGTGGTACGCGATGCGGGCGGCCCTCGCCAAGAAGCCGGCCGGCGGCAAGGTGGGCGCCTCGGAGCTGGAGGACACCTTCATGCCCGGCGGCTACTTCAACGGCTACTGGCCCCACCTCGCCGAGGCGTTCGCCGCGTACGTGAACGGCAAGGACGACGATCCGCTGGTCGAGGCGTACGAGAACTTCGCCGCCGTCGACGCCGCGGGGGACAACGGCTACAGCGTCTACACCGCGGTGCAGTGCCGTGACGCCTCCTGGCCGCGCGACTGGGACGAGTGGCGCACGGACAACTGGGCGGTCTACGCGAAGGCGCCGTTCATGACCTGGAACAACGCCTGGTACAATGCACCGTGCGCGTTCTGGCCGGCCGAACCGCTCGGGCCGGTGAACCTCGCCAACGGCGACCTGCCGCCGGTCCTGCTGTTCCAGGCGACGAACGACGCGGCCACCCCGTACGAGGGCGGTGCGATGGTCCACGCGCTGCTGCGCGGCTCCAGCCTGGTGGTCGAGGAGGGCGGCCAGAACCACGGAATCACCCTGAGCGGGAACACCTGCCTGGACAAGCACCTGGCGACGTACCTCACCGACGGCGCCGTGCCGCGCGGGACGGGCGGAGTCGACGCGGTGTGCAAGGCGCAGCCCGACCCGAAGCCGCTGAGCGCGAAGGTCGCCTCGAGCACCGCCCGCGGTGCCACGCTGCACGGACTGCTGGGCTTCCGTGGCTGA
- a CDS encoding RidA family protein: MSELTRIPAPDGVAAAAQYAHVVIGTGRLVAVAGQLPLDEHRRLVGEGDPEAQARQVFENLRRCLAAAGATFDDVVKLTYFVTDMAHMPAIRAARAAHIPDDRLPAASAVQVAALVRPEFLMEIEAFAVVGG, from the coding sequence ATGAGTGAACTGACCAGGATTCCCGCTCCCGACGGAGTCGCCGCCGCGGCCCAGTACGCCCACGTGGTCATAGGCACCGGCCGTCTCGTCGCCGTCGCCGGTCAGCTCCCGCTCGACGAACACCGCAGGCTGGTCGGCGAGGGCGACCCCGAGGCCCAGGCCCGCCAGGTCTTCGAGAACCTCAGGCGCTGCCTCGCCGCGGCCGGCGCGACCTTCGACGACGTCGTCAAACTCACCTACTTCGTCACGGACATGGCCCACATGCCCGCGATCCGCGCGGCCCGGGCCGCGCACATACCCGACGACCGTCTCCCGGCCGCCTCTGCCGTACAGGTGGCCGCGCTGGTCCGCCCCGAGTTCCTGATGGAGATCGAGGCGTTCGCGGTGGTCGGCGGGTGA
- a CDS encoding SRPBCC family protein: MAQVEATTERVVAADPEKVFDTIADYSGTRARLLPEHFSEYEVREGGDGEGTLVHWKLQATSKRVRDCLLEVAEPTDGELVEKDRNSSMVTVWRVTPAGEGASRVVVTTTWNGAGGIGGFFEKTFAPKGLGRIYDLILANLATEVEK, from the coding sequence ATGGCGCAGGTCGAGGCCACCACCGAGCGGGTCGTCGCTGCGGACCCGGAGAAGGTGTTCGACACCATCGCCGACTACAGCGGCACGCGCGCGAGGCTGCTGCCCGAGCACTTCAGCGAGTACGAGGTGCGCGAGGGTGGCGACGGCGAGGGCACCCTCGTCCACTGGAAGCTCCAGGCCACCAGCAAGCGCGTGCGCGACTGCCTCCTGGAGGTCGCCGAGCCGACCGACGGCGAGCTCGTCGAGAAGGACCGCAACTCCTCGATGGTCACCGTCTGGCGCGTCACCCCGGCCGGTGAGGGCGCGTCCCGGGTCGTCGTCACCACCACCTGGAACGGCGCGGGTGGCATCGGCGGCTTCTTCGAGAAGACCTTCGCGCCCAAGGGCCTCGGCCGGATCTACGACCTGATCCTCGCCAACCTCGCCACCGAGGTCGAGAAGTAG
- a CDS encoding tryptophan dimethylallyltransferase family protein produces MTSAQLPDEISGLGIRQDAETKTFGQFLEEKWTAVCNGLGIDQWETETVLADLREVIHPWGARPVGTRCDPPSFVSADGFPAELSVSWKAGRPEVRILFESLGSDPTPLGCQEAGRELTRRLAGSPGTDIARYLGVEDLFITSAPDRYRATIWHSLAWRPGKRPHYKVYLNPQVHGLDRAYDVMAEAMHRLGLADAWEPVAHRGEELARRGHELELMALDLDGGDTSRVKVYFRHLPMPMGELDTVAALAHRYEPARAARARGVIYGRDGGTVSNEPMTCLAFREGTPGPEEANVYLRLPDNTRSDAEAALRIARLMEVEGIDPRPHAEILRQLTAGLPGHTGGLQELCSYRTISPQMPADIGVYLRFSAYAEPAA; encoded by the coding sequence GTGACCAGTGCGCAACTCCCCGATGAGATATCAGGCCTGGGCATACGTCAGGACGCGGAGACGAAGACCTTCGGGCAGTTTCTGGAAGAGAAGTGGACAGCGGTCTGCAACGGCCTGGGGATAGACCAGTGGGAGACGGAGACCGTGCTGGCGGACCTGCGGGAAGTGATCCACCCGTGGGGCGCGCGGCCCGTCGGAACGCGTTGCGATCCACCCTCGTTCGTCTCGGCCGATGGTTTCCCCGCCGAACTCTCCGTCAGTTGGAAGGCCGGCCGGCCCGAGGTCCGCATCCTGTTCGAGTCGCTCGGCTCCGACCCCACCCCGCTCGGCTGTCAGGAGGCCGGCCGAGAGCTGACGCGTCGACTGGCCGGAAGCCCGGGGACGGACATCGCGCGATACCTGGGTGTCGAGGACCTGTTCATCACGTCCGCCCCCGATCGCTACCGGGCCACCATCTGGCACTCCCTGGCCTGGCGACCGGGGAAGCGGCCCCACTACAAGGTCTACCTCAACCCGCAGGTGCACGGCCTGGACCGCGCGTACGACGTCATGGCGGAGGCCATGCACCGGCTGGGCCTGGCGGACGCCTGGGAACCGGTGGCGCACCGTGGAGAGGAACTCGCGCGGCGCGGGCACGAGTTGGAGCTCATGGCCCTCGATCTGGACGGCGGAGACACCTCCCGTGTGAAGGTCTACTTCCGGCACCTTCCCATGCCGATGGGTGAGCTGGACACCGTGGCGGCGTTGGCGCACCGCTACGAGCCGGCCCGGGCTGCCCGGGCGCGCGGCGTCATCTACGGGCGGGACGGCGGCACCGTGAGCAACGAGCCGATGACCTGTCTGGCGTTCCGGGAGGGAACGCCCGGCCCCGAGGAGGCCAACGTCTATCTGAGGCTGCCGGACAACACCCGCTCCGACGCGGAGGCAGCCCTGCGCATCGCCCGGCTCATGGAGGTGGAGGGCATCGACCCGCGTCCGCACGCCGAGATCCTGCGGCAGCTGACGGCGGGACTGCCCGGGCACACCGGGGGACTGCAGGAGTTGTGCAGCTACCGGACGATCTCACCGCAGATGCCCGCGGACATCGGGGTGTATCTGCGGTTCAGCGCGTACGCCGAACCCGCGGCCTGA
- a CDS encoding adenylosuccinate lyase: MDEELRSLTERLRRESGGSPEGTVLYERLTATADQDELAGVLTESGQPLWARELAAFRLGLAGDRRAFEALVLLLNHRDPPRCASAAHALARLGDPRTARAAAALATNELRVAYALHPVRLLVELRAPESVPALITTLRRRLRPHDPHRRVALACVEGLGALGDGRARPVLNDALAHPVLAEAAVHALARIPRQR, translated from the coding sequence ATGGACGAAGAGTTGCGATCGCTCACGGAGCGTTTACGGCGGGAGTCGGGCGGGAGCCCCGAGGGCACGGTGCTGTACGAGCGGCTGACGGCGACGGCCGATCAGGACGAGCTGGCGGGCGTGCTGACCGAGTCGGGGCAGCCGCTGTGGGCCCGGGAGCTGGCCGCGTTCCGGCTGGGGCTCGCGGGGGACCGGCGCGCCTTCGAGGCACTGGTCCTGCTGCTCAACCACCGGGACCCGCCGCGCTGCGCCTCCGCCGCCCACGCGCTGGCCCGTCTCGGCGACCCCCGCACCGCCCGCGCCGCGGCCGCCCTGGCCACCAACGAACTGCGCGTCGCCTACGCCCTGCACCCCGTCCGGCTTCTGGTGGAGCTGCGGGCGCCCGAGTCCGTCCCCGCGCTGATCACGACGCTCCGGCGACGGCTTCGGCCGCACGACCCCCACCGGCGGGTGGCCCTCGCGTGCGTGGAGGGGCTCGGCGCGCTGGGAGACGGGCGAGCCCGGCCGGTGCTGAACGACGCCCTCGCCCACCCGGTGCTCGCGGAGGCGGCCGTGCACGCGCTGGCGCGGATCCCCCGGCAGCGGTGA